A stretch of the Aegilops tauschii subsp. strangulata cultivar AL8/78 chromosome 4, Aet v6.0, whole genome shotgun sequence genome encodes the following:
- the LOC109740348 gene encoding uncharacterized protein → MMGGFLSRILLLVFGYAYPAYECYKTVELNKPEIEQLIFWCQYWILVALMTVMERFGDLTISWLPFYSEAKLLFFIYLWYPRTKGTTYIYGTFFKPYISQHENEIDRNLLELRARASDVVVVYVQKVAAVGQNTFFDVLKYVASQSPSQKSKQQRPQEPQQPQQQQSQPQPQVQQQQPQRQAQPVMRRAASIAARQAAMAQQAQETKPVSPKIKRQASAKGGPAASVKPAAAAASTAKPDEKTKKSEAKPAAELVPAPATEAVVPRPEPKAQPAPEAEVSDDMAIDEADVAVEGAEEVDPALEEETVMEETIRVTRAKLRRRAAAEAGA, encoded by the exons ATGATGGGCGGCTTCCTCTCCAGGATCCTCCT GCTGGTTTTCGGCTATGCGTATCCTGCATACGAGTGCTACAAGACTGTTGAACTGAACAAACCTGAGATCGAGCAACTCATATTCTGGTGTCAGTACTG GATTTTAGTTGCCCTTATGACGGTTATGGAGAGGTTTGGAGATTTAACAATATCATG GCTACCATTTTACTCAGAGGCAAAGCTGCTGTTCTTTATATACTTGTGGTACCCCAGGACAAAG GGGACTACCTACATTTATGGAACTTTCTTTAAACCATACATTTCACAGCATGAGAATGAAATTGACCGTAATTTGCTTGAGTTGAGAGCTCGGGCCAGCGATGTTGTTGTCGTGTATGTCCAGAAGGTTGCTGCTGTTGGACAAAATACCTTCTTTGATGTTTTGAAGTATGTTGCGTCACAGTCACCATCCCAGAAATCAAAGCAACAACGTCCTCAG GAACCACAGCAGCCTCAGCAACAGCAATCACAACCACAACCGCaggtgcagcagcagcagccacaAAGGCAAGCGCAGCCTGTTATGCGCAGAGCAGCATCCATCGCTGCTCGGCAAGCAGCAATGGCACAGCAAGCTCAGGAGACCAAGCCCGTTTCCCCCAAGATCAAGCGTCAAGCATCAGCCAAAGGTGGTCCAGCGGCATCCGTGAAACCAGCCGCGGCTGCTGCATCCACAGCAAAACCCGATGAGAAGACAAAGAAAAGCGAGGCGAAACCTGCGGCCGAGCTAGTGCCGGCTCCAGCCACTGAAGCCGTTGTGCCAAGGCCCGAGCCTAAGGCCCAGCCGGCCCCTGAGGCCGAAGTATCGGACGACATGGCGATCGACGAGGCCGACGTTGCTGTGGAGGGCGCAGAAGAGGTTGATCCTGCACTAGAGGAGGAGACGGTCATGGAGGAGACCATCCGCGTGACACGTGCCAAGCTAAGGAggcgcgccgccgccgaggcgGGCGCATGA